A single window of Oncorhynchus keta strain PuntledgeMale-10-30-2019 chromosome 34, Oket_V2, whole genome shotgun sequence DNA harbors:
- the LOC127915255 gene encoding forkhead box protein J2-like isoform X1: protein MQSPVSSLPVPHDTVSPSTASATLPSLSVPHSLPSISIPHSLPSISIPHSLPSLSVPHSLPSLSVHHSLPSLSIPHSLPSLSVPHSLPSLSVPHSLPSLSVPHSLPTLSVPHSLPSLSVPHSLPALSTSHSTVSSSVSPQTLPSSVPALSVPVLSVPSLSVPSLSVAPTYASSHSCDPLLRFSFSDLNLPDLYTSFQSLCRSVRERVASQSDVGPLFVLTNDSTPLHTPTLPPLSPHPVPSVVPGPPPEADRLSHSSVVPADWFSTTDTLKESFRVASSLDWANIDLTSHPDLLESMRQAELCDWALEPTLFTSLCDSLNRFFTHKGLIGSSSGNNSPLAHGSPQSLLLPPLTHNTPTLATLTHPSPLAYPPLIPPSSSWQSPRRPLHPQTQGVQRPHLTQPGAPQTNAGMQLQPKPRPPMKHLHNNSEEIQDDFDWDSLIA, encoded by the exons ATGcagtcccctgtctcctctctccctgtcccccatGATACTGTCTCCCCATCTACTGCCTCTGctactctcccttctctttctgtccctcactctctcccctctatttccatccctcactctctcccctctatttccatccctcactctctcccttctctttccgtccctcactctctcccttctctttctgtccatcactctctcccttctctttctatccctcactctctcccttctctttctgtccctcactctctcccttctctttctgtccctcactctctcccttctctttctgtccctcactctctccccactctttctgtccctcactctctcccctctctttctgtccctcactctctccccgctctttctacctctcactctactgtctcctcttctgtctccccTCAAACTCTCCCTTCTTCTGTTCCCGCTCTCTCTGTTCCCGTtctgtctgttccctctctttctgtcccatCTCTTTCTGTTGCCCCCACCTACGCCTCGTCACACTCCTGTGATCCCCTTCTCCGTTTCTCCTTCTCTGATCTGAACCTGCCAGACCTCTACACCTCCTTCCAGTCCCTCTGCAGAAGCGTCAGGGAGAGAGTGGCCTCGCAAT cGGACGTGGGTCCATTATTTGTGTTGACCAATGACAGTACCCCACTGCACACCCCaactctcccccctctttcccctcaccctgtaccctctgtagtgcccgGGCCTCCTCCTGaggcagacagactgtctcacaGCAGTG tgGTGCCAGCAGACTGGTTCAGTACTACAGACACTCTGAAGGAGAGCTTTAGGGTCGCCAGCAGTCTGGACTGGGCCAACATTGACCTCACTAGCCACCCAG acctCCTGGAGAGCATGCGCCAGGCCGAGCTCTGTGATTGGGCGCTGGAGCCGACGCTCTTCACTTCGCTCTGTGATTCGTTGAACCGTTTCTTCACTCATAAGGGCCTAATTGGCTCGTCCTCCGGTAACAACTCCCCATTGGCCCATGGTTCCCCTCAATCTCTGCTCCTCCCACCCCTTACTCACAACACCCCCACCCTGGCCACCCTAACCCACCCCTCTCCCCTAGCCTACCCCCCTCTGATCCCCCCTTCCAGCAGTTGGCAGTCCCCCAGGAGGCCCCTCCACCCCCAAACTCAGGGTGTACAGAGGCCCCACCTGACCCAACCTGGAGCTCCTCAGACCAATG
- the LOC118374052 gene encoding forkhead box protein J2-like has protein sequence MSSNLDSSLTSIDWLPQLGISSLRSGRERGGEEGERKKERGRERSDLPPSIPVPFPSSGSKAKPPHSYATLIAMAIGAAPGRKLSLNDIYMWISDMFPYYSRSARGWKNSIRHNLSLNKCFRKVPRPQSDPGKGSYWMMDGSSEPNPLRGTKRPYPSEEEEGSIQVPKVSVMQAEKQHSPQTDHYRPLASPQTDHYRPLASPQTDHYRPLESPQEPSQQLSPPPCKVE, from the exons atgtcttCTAACTTGGACTCCAGTCTAACCAGCATAGACTGGCTCCCCCAGCTGGGAATCAGCTCACTGCgatcaggaagagagagaggaggagaagagggggagagaaagaaagagagagggagggagagaagtgatcttcctccatccatccctgtcCCCTTTCCTTCCTCTGGATCCAAAGCCAAGCCCCCTCACAGCTATGCCACCCTCATCGCCATGGCGATAGGTGCCGCCCCCGGCAGGAAGTTGAGTTTGAATGACATCTACATGTGGATCAGTGACATGTTCCCCTACTACAGCAGATCTGCCAGGGGATGGAAG AACTCCATCCGCCATAACCTGTCCCTCAATAAATGCTTCCGGAAGGTTCCTCGACCCCAAAGTGACCCTGGGAAG GGTTCCTATTGGATGATGGACGGCTCCTCAGAGCCCAATCCGCTGAGAGGAACCAAGCGTCCGTATCcatctgaagaggaggaggggtccATCCAGGTCCCCAAAGTCTCAGTGATGCAGGCAGAGAAACAGCATTCACCTCAGACAGACCATTATAGGCCTTTAGCATCTCCACAGACAGACCATTATAGGCCTTTAGCATCTCCACAGACAGACCATTATAGGCCTTTAGAATCGCCACAGGAACCCAGTCAACAACTATCCCCCCCACCTTGCAAGGTAGAGTAA